In one window of Borrelia anserina Es DNA:
- a CDS encoding fructose-specific PTS transporter subunit EIIC, translating to MFLDFLKKELIFISTEISSKDEAINFLVDQVSKRGYTNDRSGFLKGLLERENISDTSWENGVAIPHFIGDVVESSFISLLYIKGEGIKWSDDNPPVNLIFLICMSRSQQGSDHIKSIAFIAKLFENDCFKNVLKVINNSDEIYSYIENVENTSTDDSGSVSKPERILAVCACPVGIAHTYIAAKKLEMEAKKQGYSIKVETQGSIGIDNPLTETDIKAADVVILAVDKDVDEERFSGKRVYKVSTSRAINNVENVIKEAFGAPILNYENVHINKGKSGESKFGFYKYLMSGVSPMIPIVASGGILIALGISFAGVGSDGPNFNDYPFYKTITDIGGVAFGMMLPVLSGFIAMAIADKPGLAPGLVGGVLARDTKAGFLGAILVGFMAGFVAKWIAKRKIPEWLKPVMPIFVIPLISTVIIGLFMIYVGVYIGQFMELLESSLKSLHNDSQAYGIIGKLLLGLILGAMVSVDMGGPFNKVAFLFGVGMIPQVPQIMGMVASAIPVPPMAMGLATLIMPKLFEEEERESGKISFLISFIGISEGAIPFAASDPARVLPSIVIGGAVASIIAAFLGVADHAPHGGPIVLPVVDNKLGFVIAIAVGVAVATSLVIFLKSLKVKESNES from the coding sequence ATGTTTTTAGATTTTTTAAAGAAAGAACTTATTTTTATATCTACTGAAATAAGTTCCAAGGATGAGGCAATTAATTTTTTAGTTGATCAAGTAAGTAAGAGAGGATATACAAATGATAGGTCTGGATTTCTTAAGGGATTGCTTGAAAGAGAGAATATCAGTGATACATCTTGGGAGAATGGGGTTGCTATTCCTCATTTTATAGGGGATGTTGTTGAATCAAGTTTTATTTCCTTGCTTTATATAAAAGGCGAAGGCATAAAATGGTCTGATGATAATCCTCCTGTTAATTTGATATTTTTAATTTGTATGTCTAGAAGTCAACAAGGTAGTGATCACATCAAATCGATAGCTTTCATAGCCAAGTTGTTTGAAAACGATTGTTTTAAAAATGTATTAAAAGTTATTAATAATTCTGATGAGATTTATTCTTATATAGAAAATGTTGAAAACACTTCTACAGATGATTCTGGCAGTGTATCTAAGCCAGAAAGAATATTAGCTGTTTGTGCTTGTCCTGTAGGAATTGCTCATACATATATTGCTGCTAAGAAGCTTGAAATGGAAGCTAAGAAACAAGGGTATAGCATTAAAGTTGAGACACAAGGATCTATTGGTATTGATAATCCTTTAACAGAGACAGATATTAAAGCTGCTGATGTTGTAATACTTGCGGTGGATAAGGATGTTGATGAAGAGAGATTTAGTGGTAAAAGAGTTTACAAGGTTTCAACTTCAAGGGCTATCAACAATGTAGAAAATGTTATTAAAGAAGCATTTGGGGCTCCCATATTAAATTATGAAAATGTTCATATTAATAAAGGTAAATCTGGTGAGAGTAAGTTTGGTTTTTATAAGTATTTAATGAGTGGTGTCTCTCCTATGATTCCAATTGTAGCAAGTGGTGGTATTTTGATAGCTCTTGGGATATCCTTTGCAGGAGTTGGTTCTGATGGTCCAAATTTTAATGATTATCCTTTTTATAAGACAATTACAGATATTGGTGGTGTGGCTTTTGGCATGATGTTGCCAGTGCTTTCAGGATTTATTGCTATGGCAATTGCTGATAAACCAGGTCTTGCACCAGGTCTTGTAGGTGGTGTACTTGCCAGAGATACCAAGGCAGGATTTTTAGGAGCGATACTTGTGGGTTTTATGGCAGGTTTTGTTGCTAAATGGATAGCAAAGAGAAAGATTCCTGAATGGCTTAAGCCTGTAATGCCTATATTTGTAATTCCGTTAATAAGCACTGTTATTATTGGACTTTTCATGATTTACGTGGGTGTTTATATTGGTCAATTTATGGAATTACTTGAAAGTAGCCTTAAATCGCTTCATAATGACTCACAGGCTTATGGTATTATAGGGAAATTATTGCTTGGATTAATACTTGGTGCTATGGTATCAGTTGATATGGGAGGACCCTTTAATAAAGTTGCATTCCTTTTTGGTGTCGGTATGATTCCTCAAGTTCCACAGATAATGGGTATGGTTGCATCAGCTATTCCTGTTCCTCCTATGGCTATGGGACTTGCTACTCTAATTATGCCTAAATTATTTGAAGAGGAAGAGCGAGAGTCTGGAAAAATATCTTTCTTAATTTCATTTATTGGTATTAGTGAGGGAGCTATTCCTTTTGCTGCTAGTGATCCTGCAAGGGTGTTACCTTCAATAGTAATTGGAGGTGCTGTTGCAAGTATTATTGCGGCATTTTTAGGGGTTGCAGATCATGCTCCACACGGAGGGCCAATAGTTCTTCCTGTAGTTGATAATAAATTAGGATTTGTTATTGCAATAGCTGTTGGTGTTGCCGTTGCGACAAGTTTGGTTATCTTTTTAAAATCTTTAAAAGTTAAGGAATCTAATGAGAGTTGA
- a CDS encoding DNA/RNA non-specific endonuclease, which translates to MKRKLKILLCFYILILLGTLFLYQNPKILNKIKEIASNYLEKLKDRIYEPEIPAELEEKYLLPKGYLTTQVLHKKYYSLGYAESARQSEWVAYQLKREMVELALNLLRTGKIKRSKTFFEDKDIKGIAPKLSDYLRSGYDRGHIVSSADMSFSKDAMLDTYFLSNISPQQREFNSGIWLKLEKLVRKWAILKKKLYIVSAGILTENKGFIGKNKILVPKNFYKIVLSLNNNSYDIVAFIIPNEKAENLELRNYTVNVNLIEAKTKIDFFAKLDARIKKIIKMRKTLNSWEFR; encoded by the coding sequence ATGAAAAGGAAGTTAAAAATCTTATTATGTTTTTATATATTAATCTTACTGGGAACTTTATTCCTATATCAAAACCCTAAGATCTTAAATAAAATAAAAGAAATAGCTTCTAATTATTTAGAAAAACTCAAAGATAGAATATACGAACCTGAAATTCCAGCAGAACTAGAAGAAAAATATCTCTTACCAAAGGGATATCTTACTACCCAAGTTCTACATAAAAAATACTACTCCTTAGGGTATGCTGAGAGTGCAAGACAATCAGAATGGGTCGCTTATCAATTAAAAAGAGAAATGGTTGAATTAGCTTTAAACTTGCTTAGAACAGGTAAAATAAAGAGAAGTAAAACATTTTTTGAAGATAAAGACATAAAAGGAATAGCTCCCAAGCTAAGCGATTATCTAAGAAGCGGATATGACAGAGGTCACATAGTTAGTTCTGCTGACATGTCTTTTTCCAAAGATGCAATGCTAGATACCTATTTTCTATCAAATATATCTCCTCAACAAAGAGAATTCAACTCAGGGATCTGGCTTAAACTTGAAAAACTAGTTAGAAAATGGGCTATATTAAAAAAAAAGCTATACATTGTTAGTGCAGGAATTTTAACAGAAAATAAAGGATTTATTGGAAAGAATAAGATTTTAGTACCAAAAAATTTTTATAAAATAGTACTATCATTAAACAACAACTCTTATGATATAGTAGCTTTCATTATTCCAAATGAAAAAGCTGAAAACTTAGAATTAAGAAATTACACTGTGAATGTTAACTTAATTGAAGCAAAAACTAAAATAGATTTCTTTGCCAAACTTGATGCTAGAATAAAAAAAATAATTAAAATGAGAAAAACACTAAATTCTTGGGAATTCAGATGA